The Pirellulales bacterium genome includes a window with the following:
- a CDS encoding HAMP domain-containing protein — protein sequence MLSRWPIRNKLLLGLALLLVIVSVLSGSSFIGIYAYRDLVKTINHRVSELPLATELSQRAGDLRLSLADSKVLRDMRDVSDGEEPATVQLARTDFQVRLMEVRTALDRYAHQLIPRDAPATAIGDSTREWNTVHKIELTLDEIDELQRSETWVLDASQAGRLDEELQRLQTLSFELPGYLHHKLSDYKYDVRAAYRTLIVLTWVATILALVLMALFVHLFYRWVFRPLRILIKGSRRVATGQFGYRIHLDTRDEMSELAEAMNAMTTQFEAIRDDLDRQVRERTQQVVRSEQLASVGFLAAGVAHEINNPLASIALCAESLESRAGEFLAADNPEREVVGKYLRMIQDEAFRCKEITSKLLDFSRMGDIERQDTDLRELVTGVIDMVRHLGKYQDKQLTLVEGQSVVVAANPQEIKQVVLNLLTNALDSVDKGGQVTVEIKAANRFAELTVADNGCGMTPEVLKHLFEPFFTRKRQGEGTGLGLSISYRIVADHNGQIDAASEGPGRGSRLRVKLPLAITTKHKELRHRYQAA from the coding sequence TTGCTGTCTCGTTGGCCCATTCGCAACAAGCTGCTGCTGGGACTGGCCCTCTTGCTGGTCATCGTATCGGTGCTGTCCGGCAGCAGTTTCATCGGCATTTACGCCTATCGCGACCTGGTCAAGACGATCAACCACCGCGTCTCCGAATTGCCGCTGGCGACCGAGCTGAGCCAACGGGCCGGAGACCTGCGGCTCAGCCTGGCCGACTCGAAAGTGCTGCGCGACATGCGCGACGTCAGCGACGGTGAAGAGCCGGCCACCGTGCAATTGGCCCGGACCGACTTCCAGGTGCGGCTGATGGAAGTGCGCACGGCACTCGATCGCTATGCGCACCAATTGATTCCGCGCGATGCCCCGGCCACGGCCATCGGCGACAGCACACGCGAATGGAACACCGTGCACAAGATCGAGCTCACGCTCGACGAAATCGACGAGCTGCAGCGATCGGAGACCTGGGTGCTCGATGCCTCGCAGGCCGGCCGGCTGGACGAGGAATTGCAGCGCCTGCAGACGCTCTCCTTCGAGCTGCCGGGCTACCTGCATCACAAGTTGTCCGACTACAAGTATGACGTCCGCGCCGCCTACCGCACGTTGATCGTGTTGACCTGGGTGGCCACGATTCTGGCGCTGGTGCTGATGGCGCTGTTCGTACACCTGTTCTACCGCTGGGTGTTTCGACCGCTGCGCATCTTGATCAAGGGGTCGCGGCGCGTGGCCACGGGGCAATTCGGCTATCGCATCCACCTCGACACGCGCGACGAGATGTCGGAGCTGGCCGAGGCCATGAACGCCATGACGACACAGTTCGAGGCCATTCGCGACGACCTCGACCGCCAGGTGCGCGAGCGCACGCAACAGGTCGTGCGCAGCGAGCAGCTCGCCAGCGTGGGGTTCCTGGCCGCTGGCGTGGCCCACGAGATCAACAACCCGCTGGCCTCGATCGCGCTGTGTGCCGAGTCGCTCGAAAGCCGCGCGGGCGAATTCCTGGCCGCCGACAACCCCGAGCGCGAGGTGGTCGGCAAGTACCTACGGATGATTCAAGACGAAGCTTTCCGCTGCAAGGAGATCACCTCGAAGCTGCTCGACTTCTCGCGGATGGGCGATATCGAGCGCCAGGACACCGACTTGCGCGAGCTGGTCACCGGCGTGATCGACATGGTGCGCCACCTGGGCAAGTACCAGGACAAACAGCTCACGCTCGTCGAAGGCCAGTCGGTCGTCGTGGCGGCCAACCCGCAAGAAATCAAGCAGGTCGTCCTCAACCTGCTGACCAATGCCTTGGACAGCGTCGACAAGGGCGGACAAGTCACCGTCGAAATCAAGGCCGCCAACCGCTTCGCCGAGTTGACCGTGGCCGACAACGGCTGCGGGATGACCCCCGAAGTGCTGAAGCACCTGTTCGAGCCGTTCTTCACCCGCAAGCGCCAGGGCGAAGGCACGGGCCTGGGGCTCTCGATCTCCTATCGCATCGTGGCCGACCACAACGGTCAGATCGATGCGGCCAGCGAGGGGCCCGGCCGGGGCTCGCGGCTGCGCGTCAAGCTGCCGCTGGCCATCACGACCAAGCACAAGGAGCTGCGCCATCGCTACCAAGCCGCCTAA
- a CDS encoding sigma-54 dependent transcriptional regulator, which yields MRPARGPAGARGCASSCRWPSRPSTRSCAIATKPPKKLKVLFADDEKSLQNLMSIELPRMGHEVTVCPDGATAIAAVTRGSFDCLLVDLDMPGANGIEVITKAKEAQPEIEAVVLTGKSSLDTAVAALRQGAFDYLTKPCRLVEIESLLKRVCDKRELTNKCRALKRQVERISGRSELIGGSRAMQQVRELIAKVAPTASTVLVRGETGTGKELVARAVHDQSPRAEAPYVAINCGALPEALIESELFGHRKGAFTGADEHRVGMFEVANGGTLFLDEIGELPKAMQAKLLRFLESGEIRRVGENQSFTVDVRVVCATNRDLEEMVEAEDFREDLLFRINTFEIRLPALRERVEDIPELATHLLRRFRPQASAGESFTPAALHLLTEHVWPGNVRELANVVEHAAILSSAGPIDEDDLPRNFDARRLRVPILRAVRPMSLREMELQAIQHALERHAGNKPKAAEELGISLKTLYNKLNQIGTGSLEQSA from the coding sequence ATGCGGCCAGCGAGGGGCCCGGCCGGGGCTCGCGGCTGCGCGTCAAGCTGCCGCTGGCCATCACGACCAAGCACAAGGAGCTGCGCCATCGCTACCAAGCCGCCTAAGAAACTCAAGGTGCTGTTTGCCGACGATGAAAAGTCGCTGCAGAACCTGATGAGCATCGAGCTGCCTCGCATGGGCCACGAGGTGACCGTGTGCCCCGACGGGGCTACGGCGATCGCCGCCGTGACGCGCGGCTCATTCGATTGCCTGCTGGTCGACCTCGACATGCCCGGGGCCAACGGCATCGAGGTCATCACCAAGGCCAAAGAAGCGCAGCCCGAGATCGAGGCCGTGGTGCTCACCGGCAAGTCGTCGCTCGACACGGCCGTGGCCGCCTTGCGCCAGGGCGCCTTCGACTACCTGACCAAACCCTGCCGGCTGGTCGAGATCGAATCGCTGCTGAAGCGCGTTTGCGACAAGCGCGAGCTGACCAACAAATGCCGCGCCCTCAAGCGCCAAGTCGAACGCATCAGCGGCCGTTCCGAGTTGATCGGCGGCAGCCGGGCCATGCAGCAGGTCCGCGAGCTGATCGCCAAGGTCGCGCCCACCGCCTCGACAGTGCTCGTCCGCGGCGAGACAGGAACCGGCAAGGAACTCGTCGCCCGCGCCGTCCACGACCAAAGCCCCCGGGCCGAGGCACCCTACGTGGCCATCAATTGCGGTGCGCTGCCCGAGGCCTTGATCGAGAGCGAGCTGTTCGGTCACCGCAAGGGCGCGTTTACCGGGGCCGACGAGCACCGCGTGGGTATGTTCGAGGTGGCCAACGGCGGCACGCTGTTTCTCGACGAGATCGGCGAGCTGCCCAAGGCAATGCAGGCCAAGCTGCTGCGGTTCCTGGAAAGCGGCGAAATCCGTCGCGTCGGGGAGAACCAGTCGTTCACCGTCGACGTGCGCGTGGTGTGCGCCACGAACCGCGACCTGGAAGAGATGGTCGAGGCCGAAGACTTTCGCGAAGACCTGTTGTTCCGCATCAATACGTTCGAGATCCGCTTGCCCGCCCTGCGCGAACGGGTCGAAGACATTCCAGAACTCGCGACGCACCTGCTGCGGCGGTTCCGGCCGCAGGCCAGCGCCGGCGAATCGTTTACGCCAGCCGCGCTGCACTTGCTCACGGAGCACGTCTGGCCGGGCAATGTGCGCGAACTGGCCAACGTGGTCGAGCACGCCGCCATCCTCAGCAGTGCCGGGCCGATCGACGAAGACGACCTGCCGCGCAACTTCGACGCCCGGCGTCTGCGGGTACCCATCCTCCGCGCCGTCCGCCCGATGTCGCTGCGCGAGATGGAGCTGCAGGCGATTCAACACGCTTTGGAGCGCCATGCCGGCAATAAGCCCAAGGCAGCCGAAGAACTGGGCATCAGCTTGAAGACGCTGTACAACAAGCTCAACCAGATCGGCACCGGCTCGCTCGAGCAATCGGCCTGA